Proteins encoded by one window of Manis pentadactyla isolate mManPen7 chromosome X, mManPen7.hap1, whole genome shotgun sequence:
- the LOC118926304 gene encoding holocytochrome c-type synthase, whose product MGLSASTPAVAVQTSKASDHQTASPPSGCPVHEGKMKGCPVSAEPSGPARESTANSVPAHQDRAYEYVQCPITGAVLDNKENLDPSNLMPPPNQRPAPDQPFALSTMREESSIPRADSEKKWVYPSEQMFWNAMLKKGWKWKDEDISQKDMYNIIRIHNQNNEQAWKEILKWETLHVAECPCGPSLIRFGGKAKEYSPRARIRSWMGYELPFDRHDWIINRCGKEVRYVIDYYDGGEVNQDYQFTILDVRPAFDSFSAMWDRMKVAWWRWTS is encoded by the exons ATGGGCTTGTCAGCATCTACCCCAGCTGTTGCAGTTCAGACCTCAAAGGCTTCAGATCATCAGACAGCATCCCCGCCCTCAGGATGTCCAGTGCATGAAGGGAAGATGAAAG GTTGTCCAGTGAGTGCAGAGCCATCGGGTCCAGCCCGTGAGAGCACAGCGAACTCTGTCCCTGCCCACCAGGATCGCGCCTACGAGTATGTACAGTGTCCTATTACAGGCGCTGTGCTTGACAATAAGGAGAACCTAGATCCTTCTAATCTG ATGCCACCACCTAACCAGAGGCCGGCCCCCGATCAGCCTTTTGCACTGTCTACTATGAGAGAGGAGTCATCCATTCCGAGAGCAGATTCAGAGAAAAAGTGGGTGTATCCTTCCGAGCAGATGTTCTGGAATGCGATGTTAAAGAAAGG GTGGAAGTGGAAGGATGAGGATATTAGTCAGAAGGATATGTATAATATCATTAGGATTCACAATCAGAATAATGAGCAGGCTTGGAAGGAGATTTTGAAGTGGGAAACCCTTCATGTTGC GGAGTGTCCTTGTGGTCCGTCATTGATCCGGTTTGGAGGTAAAGCAAAAGAATATTCCCCAAGGGCAAGAATTCGTTCCTGGATGGG GTATGAGTTGCCTTTCGACAGGCATGACTGGATCATCAACCGTTGTGGGAAAGaagtcagatatgtcattgactACTACGATGGTGGCGAAGTCAACCAGGACTACCAGTTCACCATCCTGGACGTCCGTCCTGCCTTTGATTCGTTTTCGGCAATGTGGGACAGGATGAAGGTTGCCTGGTGGCGCTGGACTTCATAA